One stretch of Candidatus Brocadiaceae bacterium DNA includes these proteins:
- the rph gene encoding ribonuclease PH, with translation MRIDNRQRAELRPLTITRNFTKYATGSVLVQAGNTKVICTASVDENVPPHKKNTGTGWITAEYSLLPGSTPIRVPRESSKGKVTGRTHEIQRLIGRSLRSIVNLTFLKERTIWIDCDVIQADGGTRTAAITGSYVALMDAIQWLREKDLVREIPVHDSVAAVSVGIVRDIALLDLCYKEDAAAQVDMNVVMTGSGKFIEIQGTGEEYTFGEEQLTEMLNLARKGIREITAIQTETLKGGNE, from the coding sequence ATGAGAATCGATAACCGGCAGCGAGCAGAACTTCGCCCACTGACTATTACAAGAAACTTTACTAAATACGCAACAGGGTCCGTACTTGTCCAGGCAGGCAACACAAAGGTGATCTGCACCGCATCGGTAGATGAAAATGTACCACCACACAAAAAAAATACCGGAACGGGCTGGATCACTGCCGAATACTCACTGCTTCCGGGTTCTACCCCTATAAGAGTGCCCAGAGAATCATCAAAAGGAAAAGTAACCGGCAGAACACATGAAATACAGAGGCTTATCGGGCGTTCCCTGCGTTCCATTGTAAACCTTACATTCCTGAAGGAAAGAACCATCTGGATCGACTGTGATGTCATTCAGGCTGATGGAGGCACGCGCACGGCAGCAATTACCGGCAGCTATGTTGCTTTAATGGATGCGATTCAGTGGCTCAGAGAAAAAGACCTCGTCCGGGAGATCCCTGTACACGACAGCGTCGCGGCGGTAAGTGTTGGTATTGTCCGTGATATAGCGCTACTGGATCTTTGTTACAAAGAAGATGCAGCCGCCCAGGTAGACATGAATGTTGTTATGACCGGTAGCGGTAAATTTATTGAAATACAGGGTACCGGAGAGGAATACACCTTTGGGGAAGAACAACTGACAGAAATGCTCAATCTTGCAAGAAAGGGCATTCGTGAAATTACCGCAATCCAGACAGAAACATTAAAAGGCGGCAACGAATAA
- a CDS encoding XTP/dITP diphosphatase, with translation MTFIAKDIHTKTILVATQNMNKRKEIFTMLKNVPGILLRNVEDFPFLPEVNEDGRTFQENAIKKATTLARACNTWAMADDSGLQIDALNGLPGITSSRYAGPNATDEERIQKVLLELKGVPKEKRTARFICSIALATPQKLLFVVEGKAEGFITEEPKGAHGFGYDPIFLSPDYNHTFAELAAGSASIKNKISHRSQALRLFKKRIQPFLHNL, from the coding sequence ATGACTTTCATTGCAAAAGATATTCATACAAAAACAATTCTTGTTGCCACTCAAAACATGAATAAGAGGAAAGAAATTTTCACTATGCTCAAAAACGTGCCTGGGATTCTGCTGAGAAACGTTGAGGACTTTCCCTTTTTACCTGAAGTAAATGAAGACGGAAGGACTTTTCAGGAAAATGCAATTAAAAAAGCAACAACGTTGGCCAGGGCGTGCAATACCTGGGCGATGGCTGATGACTCAGGCCTGCAAATTGACGCGTTGAATGGACTTCCCGGTATCACCTCTTCCCGATACGCGGGCCCGAATGCAACCGATGAAGAGAGAATACAAAAGGTGCTATTAGAATTAAAGGGAGTGCCGAAAGAAAAACGTACGGCCCGTTTTATCTGTTCCATTGCCCTTGCTACCCCACAGAAGTTATTATTTGTTGTGGAAGGTAAAGCCGAAGGTTTTATAACGGAGGAACCAAAGGGCGCCCATGGTTTTGGATATGACCCTATCTTTCTTTCTCCCGACTACAATCATACTTTCGCGGAACTTGCCGCGGGAAGCGCGTCAATCAAAAATAAAATCAGCCATCGGTCTCAGGCATTAAGATTATTCAAAAAGCGGATACAGC